A single region of the Arthrobacter sp. V1I7 genome encodes:
- the wecC gene encoding UDP-N-acetyl-D-mannosamine dehydrogenase produces MDETIFDVAVIGLGYIGLPTAASFAAKGKRVAGIDVKQSTVDAVNRGEVPFVEPDMGVVVSGAVSLGNLVAMSTVPAADAFIIAVPTPLAEGNGADLSYLRSAVEALAPKLRGGELVVLESTSPPGTTDRLGAYLMELRPDLSLEAAPGRNHVHIVHSPERVLPGRIMVEMVTNDRVIGGLTEEGALLAKRLYEVICQGKILLTDATTAEMTKLVENTFRDVNIAFANELSLICENLGIDVWKLIELANHHPRVNVLRPGPGVGGHCIAVDPWFIVDAVPEHSGLIRTAREVNDAKPHHVVRQAVQTLADQPDATVAVLGLAFKANIDDVRESPSVTIVQELVRQLPESTILVVDPNVEELPTALAVSGLTRLHGMAEAVAAADLVMLLVDHDEFLTLDSASLEGKLVIDTKGIWNQEPADSSRPHMPVGASAGG; encoded by the coding sequence ATGGACGAGACGATTTTTGATGTTGCCGTCATCGGACTTGGCTACATCGGCCTGCCCACTGCGGCCAGCTTCGCTGCGAAAGGCAAGCGCGTGGCCGGCATCGATGTGAAACAGTCGACGGTCGACGCCGTCAACCGGGGAGAGGTTCCCTTTGTGGAACCCGATATGGGTGTGGTGGTCTCAGGTGCTGTCAGCCTGGGGAACCTGGTCGCCATGTCCACCGTGCCTGCGGCCGACGCGTTCATCATTGCCGTGCCCACCCCGCTCGCGGAGGGCAACGGGGCCGACCTCTCCTACCTCCGAAGCGCTGTCGAGGCCCTTGCGCCCAAGCTCCGCGGCGGCGAACTTGTGGTCCTGGAATCGACGTCGCCTCCGGGCACCACGGACCGCCTGGGCGCCTACCTCATGGAACTGCGGCCGGACCTGTCACTAGAAGCGGCCCCCGGACGGAACCATGTCCACATTGTGCACTCCCCGGAGCGGGTTCTCCCGGGCCGGATCATGGTGGAAATGGTCACTAATGACCGCGTGATCGGAGGCCTCACCGAGGAGGGGGCCCTGCTGGCCAAGCGGCTGTACGAGGTCATCTGCCAGGGCAAAATCCTGCTCACGGATGCCACCACGGCCGAGATGACCAAGCTGGTGGAAAACACCTTCCGCGACGTCAACATCGCCTTCGCCAACGAGCTCTCACTGATTTGCGAGAACCTGGGCATTGACGTCTGGAAGCTGATCGAGCTGGCAAACCACCACCCCCGCGTGAACGTTCTTCGCCCCGGCCCCGGCGTGGGCGGACACTGCATCGCGGTGGATCCCTGGTTCATCGTCGACGCTGTCCCGGAGCACTCCGGCCTGATCCGGACGGCCCGCGAAGTCAACGACGCCAAGCCGCACCACGTAGTCCGGCAGGCCGTGCAGACCCTTGCCGACCAGCCGGACGCCACCGTGGCCGTCCTCGGGCTGGCTTTCAAGGCCAACATCGACGACGTCCGCGAGTCGCCGTCCGTGACGATCGTCCAAGAACTCGTCCGGCAGTTGCCGGAGAGCACCATCCTGGTGGTTGACCCGAACGTCGAGGAACTCCCCACGGCGCTGGCAGTATCCGGGCTCACCAGGCTCCACGGCATGGCGGAAGCCGTCGCCGCGGCGGACCTCGTGATGCTCCTGGTGGACCATGATGAATTCCTAACCCTGGATTCCGCGTCCTTGGAAGGCAAACTGGTCATCGACACCAAAGGCATCTGGAACCAGGAGCCTGCGGACTCCAGCCGGCCGCACATGCCCGTAGGGGCCAGCGCCGGTGGATAG
- a CDS encoding glycosyltransferase, with protein sequence MSFRDKTAYWRRALWHARQGGMVQVRSYLHRSTTERDEASLSGVRGAEGAWRGFGRGRHLIFREAAVDVAQPRNPQLRVGIIMDDFSAAAFSAEWSVVALRPDSWEQQLRDEALSFVVVESAWAGNSGLWRGKITGPAGPSAVFRELVAGCRAAGVPAVFWNKEDPPHYADFLPAAKLFDHVFTTDANMLPSYRSDLGHDRISVLPFAAQPRIHNPARPRHGWHAREIAFAGMYFAHKYEDRRRQMEYLLGAAVDATAGKRPGFDIFSRQLGRQPQYQFPGILKKHVVGSLSYKQMLTAYKAYKVFLNVNSVTDSPSMCARRIFEITAAGSCVVSTPSAAITEFFPGNEIPTADTREDAAHLLKALTANPDYAQRLVHKAQRRIWAEHTFSHRAQSIAAAARPALAAPAPNAQVSVLVSSFRPQQLGHVIAGVAAQQGVDVQLVYLAHGFELDESAFRRNCLEAGILDVVVLHEPQQTLLGECLNSLVAHADGRLATKWDDDDIYSPLYLGDQVHALMYSEAEVVGKRAHYMHLAGAGATILRNPQLEHRYVEAVSGPTIFAATDTFRRFPFQQLQRGEDSRFLSDVVESGARVYSADRFNYCQMRGADVASHTWPITNEELLASSKIQFFGSPEDHILV encoded by the coding sequence ATGAGTTTTCGAGACAAGACGGCGTACTGGCGCCGCGCGCTGTGGCACGCCCGCCAGGGCGGAATGGTGCAGGTGAGGAGCTACCTTCACCGCAGCACTACGGAGCGGGATGAGGCCAGCCTGTCCGGCGTCCGCGGCGCAGAAGGTGCCTGGCGCGGCTTCGGACGCGGCCGGCACCTGATCTTCCGGGAAGCGGCTGTTGACGTTGCGCAGCCGCGGAATCCGCAGCTGCGCGTGGGTATCATCATGGATGACTTCTCGGCGGCGGCGTTCTCCGCCGAGTGGTCGGTCGTGGCGCTCAGGCCGGACAGCTGGGAACAGCAGCTCCGCGACGAGGCGTTGTCGTTCGTCGTCGTCGAGTCTGCCTGGGCGGGCAACAGCGGACTCTGGCGGGGCAAGATCACGGGGCCCGCGGGGCCTTCGGCTGTCTTCCGCGAATTGGTTGCGGGGTGCCGGGCAGCCGGAGTTCCGGCGGTCTTCTGGAACAAGGAAGACCCGCCGCACTACGCGGACTTCCTTCCCGCCGCAAAACTGTTCGACCACGTCTTCACGACGGATGCCAACATGCTTCCAAGCTACCGGTCGGACCTGGGCCACGACCGGATTTCCGTGCTGCCCTTTGCCGCCCAGCCCCGCATCCATAACCCGGCGAGGCCCCGGCACGGCTGGCATGCGCGGGAGATCGCCTTCGCCGGAATGTATTTTGCGCACAAATACGAGGACCGCCGACGCCAGATGGAGTACCTGCTGGGTGCGGCCGTTGACGCCACTGCGGGCAAGCGACCCGGGTTTGACATCTTTTCGAGGCAGCTCGGCAGGCAGCCGCAGTATCAGTTCCCCGGTATCCTCAAAAAGCATGTCGTGGGCTCGTTGTCCTACAAACAGATGTTGACCGCCTACAAGGCGTATAAAGTCTTCCTCAACGTCAACTCCGTCACGGACTCGCCGTCCATGTGCGCCCGGCGGATTTTCGAGATCACCGCGGCAGGCTCCTGCGTTGTGTCGACCCCCAGCGCGGCCATTACGGAATTTTTCCCGGGCAATGAAATTCCCACGGCGGACACCCGCGAAGATGCCGCACACCTGCTGAAGGCACTGACCGCCAATCCGGACTATGCCCAGCGCCTCGTCCACAAGGCCCAGCGAAGAATCTGGGCGGAGCACACCTTCAGCCACCGGGCACAGTCCATCGCAGCGGCGGCGAGGCCCGCGCTGGCCGCCCCGGCACCCAATGCCCAGGTATCCGTCCTTGTTTCAAGTTTCCGCCCGCAGCAACTAGGGCACGTCATAGCCGGCGTGGCCGCCCAGCAGGGCGTGGATGTCCAGTTGGTGTACCTTGCGCACGGGTTCGAGCTCGACGAATCCGCGTTCCGGCGGAACTGCCTGGAAGCCGGGATTCTCGACGTCGTAGTCCTTCACGAGCCGCAGCAGACGCTGCTTGGTGAGTGCCTCAATTCCCTCGTGGCGCACGCCGACGGCCGGCTCGCCACCAAATGGGACGACGACGACATCTACAGCCCGCTGTACCTGGGCGACCAGGTCCACGCCCTGATGTACTCCGAGGCCGAGGTAGTGGGAAAGCGGGCGCACTACATGCACCTGGCCGGGGCCGGTGCTACGATCCTGCGCAACCCGCAACTGGAGCACCGATACGTGGAGGCAGTCTCCGGACCTACGATTTTCGCCGCCACTGACACCTTCAGGCGCTTTCCTTTCCAGCAGCTGCAACGCGGAGAGGACTCGCGCTTCCTCAGCGACGTCGTCGAGTCGGGCGCCCGGGTCTACTCCGCGGACCGCTTCAATTACTGCCAGATGCGCGGCGCCGACGTGGCGTCCCACACCTGGCCCATCACCAATGAAGAGCTCCTGGCTTCTTCAAAGATTCAGTTCTTCGGTTCGCCCGAAGACCACATTTTAGTTTAG
- a CDS encoding ABC transporter ATP-binding protein, whose translation MDVSEVSGGSVSEPTVVVDDISVVYRTKNQSEARTNARTSLLKNLRRLRCGDSVVRTTALSKISFVANQGDSIGVIGRNGSGKSTLMKVLAGLIIPDSGTVYAASNPILLGVNAALISSISGAQNIRLGCLAMGMSHAEIDAKFDDIVEMSGLEHEVYHPMNSYSSGMGARLRFAIAAAVDPEILLIDEALNTGDAQFKERSKKRMEHVTSQAGTVFVVSHSLTTITSMCNRALWIDKGDFIMDGTPDEVAKEYRNFIWRINEGNADYGRKIRAELMASLPEMRTTLLPNGWKRSR comes from the coding sequence ATGGACGTGTCTGAGGTATCAGGCGGCTCCGTCTCGGAGCCCACAGTAGTGGTGGATGACATCTCGGTCGTCTACCGGACCAAGAACCAGTCCGAGGCCAGGACCAACGCCCGCACTTCGCTCTTGAAAAACCTGCGCCGGCTTCGTTGCGGCGACAGCGTAGTGCGCACCACGGCATTGAGCAAGATTTCCTTCGTGGCCAACCAGGGCGATTCCATCGGCGTCATCGGCCGCAACGGCTCAGGCAAGAGCACCCTGATGAAGGTCCTCGCCGGGCTCATCATCCCCGACTCCGGCACTGTTTACGCCGCGAGCAACCCCATCCTGCTGGGCGTCAACGCTGCACTGATTAGCTCCATTTCGGGTGCGCAGAACATTCGGCTCGGCTGCCTGGCCATGGGCATGAGCCACGCCGAAATCGATGCCAAGTTCGATGACATTGTGGAGATGTCAGGGCTGGAGCACGAGGTCTATCATCCGATGAACTCGTACTCTTCGGGCATGGGCGCACGCCTCCGTTTTGCCATCGCGGCGGCGGTGGATCCCGAGATCCTCCTCATTGACGAGGCCCTCAACACCGGCGATGCCCAGTTCAAGGAACGCTCTAAGAAAAGGATGGAGCACGTGACCAGCCAGGCCGGGACCGTGTTCGTGGTCAGCCACAGCCTCACCACCATTACGTCCATGTGCAACCGTGCCCTCTGGATCGACAAGGGTGACTTCATTATGGACGGAACCCCTGACGAGGTCGCCAAGGAATACCGGAACTTCATCTGGCGCATCAACGAGGGCAACGCCGACTATGGCCGCAAAATCCGCGCCGAGCTGATGGCCAGCCTCCCGGAAATGCGGACCACGCTGCTTCCCAACGGCTGGAAGCGGTCCCGGTAA
- a CDS encoding ABC transporter permease produces MSIKEQTEVEQMKAPTVSVPVNLVRLSKVGQRPDILDYLVQLWDRRSFIFFDARARVQSGNDQTKLGAAWLVLTPILTGLSFYLIFGVLLGTSRGIENFIGYLIIGVFTFQMTSRSVLNGAKSLTSNTSMIRAFQFPRAALPIALNVRELLSNIPVTIVMLLFVILTAPAEEITWRWLLIVPAILLQFLFNLGLGMLLAPAILKIPDLSKLLSFLMQFWMYGSAVFFAETRFDAYPVIRTILDYNPAFQVIKIIRDSVLYDTTPSWRAWAVVGVWALGSAAAGLVVFWRGEESYGRV; encoded by the coding sequence ATGAGCATCAAGGAACAGACTGAGGTGGAACAGATGAAGGCGCCCACCGTCTCTGTGCCCGTGAACCTTGTCCGGTTGAGCAAAGTGGGGCAGCGGCCCGACATTCTCGATTACCTGGTCCAGCTGTGGGACCGCCGGAGCTTCATTTTCTTTGACGCCCGGGCCCGGGTCCAGAGCGGCAACGACCAGACCAAACTGGGAGCCGCGTGGCTGGTCTTGACACCCATCCTGACCGGACTGAGTTTCTACCTGATCTTCGGCGTGTTGCTGGGGACCAGCAGAGGCATCGAAAACTTCATCGGCTACCTGATCATCGGTGTGTTTACCTTCCAGATGACCTCGCGGTCTGTCCTGAATGGAGCCAAGTCACTCACCAGCAACACGTCGATGATCCGGGCCTTCCAGTTTCCTCGGGCGGCCCTGCCCATTGCGCTTAACGTGCGGGAACTGCTGTCCAATATCCCGGTCACCATCGTCATGCTGCTTTTCGTCATCCTGACGGCCCCTGCCGAGGAAATCACCTGGCGCTGGCTGCTAATTGTCCCGGCGATCCTGCTGCAATTCCTGTTCAACCTTGGCCTGGGGATGCTGCTGGCACCGGCGATCCTAAAGATCCCGGATCTTAGCAAGTTGCTCTCATTCTTAATGCAATTCTGGATGTACGGATCCGCTGTCTTCTTCGCGGAGACGCGGTTCGACGCGTACCCCGTCATACGCACGATCCTGGACTACAACCCCGCCTTCCAGGTCATCAAAATCATCCGCGACTCGGTGCTTTACGACACCACACCGTCCTGGCGGGCGTGGGCTGTCGTGGGCGTCTGGGCGCTGGGTTCGGCCGCCGCCGGACTCGTTGTCTTTTGGCGCGGAGAGGAAAGCTATGGACGTGTCTGA